In Rhizophagus irregularis chromosome 1, complete sequence, one genomic interval encodes:
- a CDS encoding 60S ribosomal protein L34B: protein MAQRLTYRRRLSYNTKSNRVRVIKTPGGKLTWLYEKKPAKGPHCGDCGSRLSGIPALRPRQYARISKRQKKVQRAYGGSRCAGCVRDRIVRAFLIEEQKIVKKVIKASATKK, encoded by the exons ATGGCACAACGTCTAACCTACAGAAGGCGCTTAAGTTACAATACTAAATCAAATAGAGTCAGAGTTATTAAGACTCCCG GTGGTAAGCTTACTTGGTTGTATGAGAAAAAACCTGCTAAAGGACCTCACTGCGGTGACTGTGGGTCTAGGCTTTCTGGa ATCCCAGCGCTAAGACCGCGACAATATGCAAGAATCTCTAAGCGTCAAAAGAAAGTACAGCGGGCCTATGGCGGTAGTCGTTGTGCTGGATGTGTTAGAGACCG AATTGTACGTGCTTTCCTTATCGAGGAACAAAAAATTGTCAAGAAGGTTATTAAGGCCTCCGCcacaaaaaaatga